Genomic window (Tribolium castaneum strain GA2 chromosome 2, icTriCast1.1, whole genome shotgun sequence):
TGGATATGATTTGTTAACCTactctaatttaatttttgtggaaAACTGATCCACACTATGATACCCACTAATATGATcgcaaaaagtaaaaatatgattttttcataAGGTAGTTATTTTTTGGACCACCTTAGCGTAACTTGGAAAAAACAttctatttcaaaaaaataaaaaaagcgcAGAAAAGTAACAGTGAAAAAATGTCAACGAaagaataaaaagtaaaattgaattaagaaaaatcaacgaaaaaattgagaaaaacgCCAACACTCAAACTAACTTTATTTCGAAAAACGCTCATACACCCGAGGAGTAAACCTTCGTCAAAGGTTGGATTTCGTCCACAACTTCATCACTATCGGCATCAGTCGACGAGGGAGTATCCGGTTCCGTGTAAAAAACAGCCGGATTTCTATACTTTTTCATCAAATCCAAAAACTTGATCAGATTCGTCCTCCTCTCGTGAAAAACCTCAAGCGCTTTGACATACTTCTCCTTATGTTTAGTCGCcaaattatgaattttcaTATTCAAACCAATACAAATGAGCGCAGCTTGAGAAATACTCAAACCCGGAATGACCGGTCTATGAAAATTAGCATGGTTACAAGCCCTAACTACTGTTCTAGCCACAAACTGCTCCAACATTCCCAAAACTGGCAAATCCTTATAATCCAACGAAACTTTAATATCCTCCTTGAAATTAATCGTCATGCAACAAAGAGCCTCAGGCGTGGCCATAAACTCCTGAAGACACGGTTTTTCATcgaaaagaaaaatcttatcCCGGTATTGCACAGCTAAATCAAGCGAACCCCTAGTTAGTACTTTCTTGGGGAAGTTCCTCTGGTAACAAACGACACAATAACCGTCCTCGACGGCCTTCACAGGCCCTGACAATTGGACAACTGTTGGTAACTCTTGCGGCAAACACACGTTGCTTGGTGGTAGGAACACGTcgggatttttcaaaaaatcctcaaTATGCTCCTGGCACAACCAATAGAAATGGGACAAGTACTGGACAAGTCCGGTACGATCAGGGGGATCACCCCCATTTGTCAATTTAcggaaataaaacaaacaaccGGGACAAAACGTTTTGTACCCACTCCTCCGTTCCAAAAACTCAAACGGTGTCACCAACATATTCGCAAGTCTTAGAGGCCAATCGGCTTTGATGTGTTGGTAGTAGTGCTTCCGCTCAAACATCACCGACAAAGTCACGATTTTCGCCTGCTCCCAAACCCCCCAAATGCTCCGATCAACTGCAACTTTGTAAATATTCTGGTACTCCCGATCGCACCAAATGCGAAACAACTCTTGCGATTTTTCCCACTCGTTGTACAAATGTCGCACGAAACGTTGGCTGTACTGTGGGTACTTCCCACAGGGATTTGACGCCAGCTCAAGCACCCGTTCCTTGTTAATTTGGAGGTCGAAAATCAGGTGTGGTACCAAACCAAAGCGCGTGAGAAGAGTCATTCCAGTGATGGAATTTGGAAAACCGTCAAAAACCAGGCCTTGAGTGACACACTCGCCGCAAAAACTCGCCGCGTTCACACATTCGGCCAAAAGGTCGTACGGTAACGCGTGGCCTTTGCGCAAAACCTTCTCCAAATCGTGGCGCAAATTCGTGAATAAAGGATGCGACAAAACGTAACGAACTGATTCGCCAAGTGTTACAACACGGAAACCTAGATCGCGTTGGAAGCGATACGATAGACTAGTCTTGCCAGATTTTGGAGGCCCGATTATTGAGACACGAGCTGGGATTAGAGCAAACTCGGTGTTTTTTTTCCTAGTTGTGTATTTGAGagggtttttgaaaaacttgtcGCGGTTTTTTTCACCAGACACGAAATAAATGTACTGGCGGTGGATCACAGGATACAGCTCGTTTTTTTGTTGACTTGCGATGTAGCAATGGAGAGGATTTTCTCCCTTGTAACTCTCCACAGGACACAGGCGGCCATAAGTGCTCAAAACGTAGTAACCACAATTTAGGAGTTTATTGGCCTGGTCTAGAGACACGTCGTAGCAACGTTCGAAAAAAGAAGGACCGcgaaatttcaattcattcccGATGATATAAGCCTGTCTTAGGACTTTATCCATGCCTTGGTCCTGACTGGTGTTGATTTCGTGGTACGGGATAAGTTCAGCGTTACAAATCGACTTAACTTCTTCAATAAATTTCAAGTAATTGTCGTACTTTTCCTCAATATGTCTGGTGGTGTTTTCGATAAATTCCTCTTCAGTCTCTTGGGACTGCTCCAAGAGCGGCTCAGGAAACTCCTCATCGAGAATTTTCATAGTTTCGTCATGTTCTTGTTGCTCAGTGACCGAATCAAAGCTCACTTGAGTATCAGACGTGAAACCAACCTCAGGTTCCTCGTCAACTCTCGGTAAAACTTCGTCTTGTAGTTTTTTTGAGTAGCGACTTTGTCGTTTCGCGTCCATTAGTTCGTTGTAGCGCACTTTACGCTTCTCTTCCCAGTCTTGAAGTATAATCGAGTTGATAATCTCCTCCTCCTTTCTTTGTTTCTCCTGCCTGGCCCTCCATTCTTCAAGACTCGATTCCAATTCCTGTTTAGAGTAACTCTCAAAATTCGGGGTTAGACAAATGATAGCGTCGGGTATAGCACCTCGGAAAACCATATAGTTGAGGTTATTGGCACTTTGTGGAAAACCATCAAACACAAAACCAATATATTTCAAGCCATTTCCGAAAAACGCAAGTTGGAaaattgagtcaaaaaatTCCAAAGTGAGAGCATCGGGCACTTCGCGGTCCTCCGCATTGATCAAAAGGCTGATCGAACTTAAGGCATCAAGTGCCGATTTTTTGATGGTTTTAAAACTGAGATACTGCACACCTAAATTCTTTGCCAGTTTTTTGGAAACCAAAGTCCTGTCTTTTGCTGCACAACCAACAATGCAGATTCTCGGAGGTGGAAACCTCGGAGATGGACCATTCTGGATCAAGTACCTCCTCgggtatttaataaatttcttcaaGTTCGTTTCATTAGCCATGAGATAAATCGTATCCTTGAATTTGGCAGCAAATTGTTCTTTGCCACGCCAAAGTACAAACTTCTCGGTGAATGTGACAGGACAGTAGTAGTAAGTGTCTCCATAACGTCTATTTCTGGCCAAGAAATCATCAACTTGACTTGCTCCGCCTTCACCCTCATTACCTTGAACCAGGTTTGCTAGCATTTGTTGAATTTCTTCGGCTCGATCTTCATCGGTGAATTCAGTTGCCTTTCTTCTGTATCGTCCTTGAACCGCATCAATTGCTTCTCTGAGCAAATCTTCAATGGGCAAGTCTTTCACATCGATGTAATTAGCATGTACTTgggtttcgtcaaaaaatgctttaacatcTGCAATTTCCTTCTGGTATAGTTCTAAATCATGCTTATAGTCTTCGGTTAAGACTTCTCTTTCACTTTCGACAACTTCCTCATCGAAGCCTGATCGTATAATATCGCTGAGGACCTCCTCAACAATTTCCTTTTTATACGAAAGGGTCGATACCACCGAAGGAGTACGCCAAGCTGCGTCCTTTTCCccaatttttaggaaaaactCCCTAAAGTTGCGAAAATGCATTTGGTTCTTCTTAAACTGCTTGAACCGTTGTAACAAATAATCGTAGTCAGAACAGTCGAGTACGATTATATCATCCACGGAAAACTCCTCAAGCACTTGCTTCAATAAACTCAAATCGGTGGTCATCCCATCAACGATCCACCCATCATGGTCTGGTTGCTCTTCACTCGCCTTGATTCCGCGAGCGTACATCTCGAACACATTATCATGAACCTTCTGCTTGATCTCGTCAAGATCCAGCGTCTGAACCTTGCTTTGCACGTAATCGAGCACAAACGAATCGAAAATCGACGGTATCTCTTCGGCAACCTCCGCCTTAAGACTCTTCGGTAAATGTTCAAAAAGTACGGaacgatttttcaaaaacttgctACAATGATCCAAATCCTGAATATACGGCAGATTCAAACTGATTAGACTTTCACGGATCATCTTATCCTCGTCCATGCTACGTCTGTGCATCAACGCTTGAGACATCGGAAGCGGAAACGACGAAATCTCAACACTTTCCTCGCCTCCCTTCTGCCAAAGCTGGACCAAAGTCGATAACAACTCAACCACTTGCTCCTCCCATTTCTGAATCTTCTCCTTCCTTTCCTCCAGTCTCTTCTCCCGTTCATCGCTTTTCTGCGCTCTTAGAAGCTCCATAGCTTCGCCAATCGCCATCTGTTTTACCCTTTCTTTTTGTTCATTGACcatttggtcgaaaaattcCTTGTGCAAGCTACTGGCCGTCAGAACAcgcgaatttaataaatagcCCAAACATTTGGAAACGGCCGATTTTCCCGAAACTGGCGGTCCGAAAACTAGGACTCTTGAGCCAGGTTTGGGGAACGGCGGAAGGAGATAAGGACGTGGGTTTTCCTCAAACTTAACCAACGCATCCTCATTGTTGAGAAAGTAAAGTTTGTTGAGGAAATGAACAGCGTACTTCGGGGACCCATTTTGGTAAATCCCTTGGAACATGGAGACGGGGCACAAAGTGCCCCAGTCGGACCAAGACCATTTAAAAATGGGCGCAATTGTGTTTTGTTTAGAGAATTTCAAAAAAGCCTCTTCTAGCGTCAGGGTTTCCTCAATTTCGACCCCTTCACCCACCAGTTGAAAAGTACTAACAAAGCGTTCCGGAATTATAGCTTTCTGTAAAGGCAAGACCTCCAGACGTAATTTAATAGAATTCATCATTTGGGAAATGAAGGAACGGCCGTCCAATTTTAGATAATACTGGATGTCGTGGACTAGCACTCGCCCATCGATTTGGTTGGCTATGGTGTGGTACTGATCCAGTTGGGTACTCACATTAGCCGGCATATTTTCCGGTACTTTAACCAAGTGTTTCAAATCGGGATTTTCCGCAAAGGGGTTTCGACCACCGTCGAACAAATCCTCAGTCAGAAACTCATTCGAGGCTCCAATCTCGTAAaacaagttaattttttgcatatcGAGCGTATTTTTGGAATAAACGtcgtaaaaataattgtcCCGTTTCGTAATAACGTCGGAGTTTTTCCCGTAAATGTAAATGAGCAAGTACGGTTCGTGGAAAACGCCGAAAAGACAGTTTAGTTGTTTTTCCAAGTCGGTGGAAATGTCAGTTGGGCCACAAATCTGGTTTTCAATGCTCCACTCTAGAGACATTTTAAGGCCGCTCTCGTCCATCGATTGTGGGCCTTCGACTGATTCCTTCTCGGTTTGTTGCGAGCTTTCCTTGGACGAGGCGATCATTGAAACTTCAACTTTGTTCGAGAAATCGGTAAAACGGATTGTTTGGTCGATCAGTTCTTCGAAAATTTCTCGAACGTTGAAAATGGCAGATTCGGAGGAAATCGGGTCTTCTTCGTACAAGTCATTCGGGACTAGAGGAAAGCCACAGCAGACAAACCCTCGATGCAAAACCGCCGCAGTTTGGacttttttagtcaaaagtcGCAACAAAATATCAATACCGACAGCTCGCCCACATCGCAAGTTAAACTCGATGCATTGTCCGGCGCGTGTCTCAAGCGCGATCTCCTCCTCAAGGAGGGTCAAAGGGTCGATGTAAACGCATTTCCAATACTCGGCCAAACGCCGCCCGATTTCCTCCTCGCCCATGCCAGGCTTGCCCAAAACCAGGAACGAAACGGGTTTTTTGCGCAAAAATTGTCGGTAGATTTTGCGGTCCGAGTACTCGTTCATTTCTCGATAAGTTAGTTCTTTATCGAGAGAGTCCATCGAACGTTTGGACTCGAGTAAATGACTTACACGAGCGTAAGCATCCACATCTTCGGTGAAAGGGTAGTAAGAATTGACGTAAGGGTACCATTCCCCAGCTGGTGGGGGAGAAATTTTTTGGTCTTCTTCGTATTTGACGCCAGGAAGGAAGCGAAAAAGACTTTTTTTGATGACTACTGTTTGGTCAGGTGTGATGTTGGTGAGGTGGTTGCGTTTGTGCACGTAATCGGAATCGTGCGacatttttagtttagtttaaaagCGCAAACAcccaaaatgtttaaaaatgtcaagcaaaatattgtcactTTGTCACTTTGGCAGTGACGGGTATAAATAGTTAACCcaagttattttaataaattaatttttgatttttcgaagtaaaaaaactgatataatatgtaaaatgagccgcagaattcaatagaacaaaccgcattgctctacgacttttagtttttttttatgaatttttttagtgaaaaactttgatcgcctctgtagccggaaccgttgcccggagcggctccgggtttaatcgaaaaaatagagaaaattaagcgctatcagatggttttttgttcgttgctctaagtcttacagtttccgagaaaaacgcaaaaaaaggtttccattttcactttttttcaattttcaatcgccaattacggcgaaactattaaagatatcgagaaacggaaaaatggaggataaccggaataaaaaactctacaaaatggcataggactcgcaaaaaaattttcaattttcaaacgccgattacagccaaactaaaagagctaggagaaaacgcttttttagatcgaaaagagcacatcaaaatctataagataggatcgattttatttgattttgagacacttttaaaattagcCATTTTGTGGGAAggggtgttaatttttttttattttttttattttctcaattacgactaaactactTGAaaaagtgtaactgttttaatCCATACTAATGCAAAATGATCTggagaatcgattggcattgagaaaattgccaaattctcaatagtttttaagttatattttttttttaattcgaccaatttttgcttttatttgcaattttctcgaaaactattagtcggagtacaatgatcttttttaaaaaagatggATAAtataaagagctttccaacgatagtacacttcataGAGTTATCTCtcatagttccggagttattgctcgataaatgttccgggtactcGAAATcaaccaaaatcgcgacaaaaattggaaaaattaaacataaaaaaatcgaacatatgaactttttttgaacttttaacaactctagtggATTGTTAAGAtatataaaagtccataaaactatgctagagtgagtttaattttttttttatgaaagtatttgcgttgaccattaaaattttaagcaaaaaaattcaaaattttaaatctcgtaaaaaCCCGGTATAATACGTAGAATGAGCCGCTTTGCTCTCAGACTAAACAATTCTTTTtaaatcgcaataaaattttgccaacaaaaaaattttcggaTTGGGAAAAATTGGTGAAGATACTTATTTTCATTGGGGTCGATGGTGCAGAAGGGGAAGTTTTCGGCGGCGGCCGAGCTCTTGGTGAGCACATTGAAGAAGGTGGACTTGCCGACATTGGGTATCCCGACGATACCGACCCTCAAGTTGGTGCCCACCCGCCCTATGAGCGGCTTTCTCTCCGGCTCTTGTACCTTTTTAGGTGGCATGATCTGCAACACGAGCAACAAGACCGAATTAAACCACCTTTTAGATAAGGTCACGAGTTGGCATTCTGCGCCTTTTTCGTCCATTTTCCGATATGCAAATCGTCGGTTATGCGTTCAAATAATAACACACATCACCGACTGCAACTTAATTTGCACAAAATAGCAATTTTCAATCTGATACCGAAATTGTAACTTAGGGACTTTGCAGAGCGTTcagcatttttaaaaaagcactaCATAATAATAAGCTCACCGTTCCATAGGCTACAATTTCGAATTTACCATCAATTCCTACTTTCATATTAATGTAATTTGCCACACAGCGCCCCAGGCCCTTAAATCCGCCGttataatttcgaaatttcgctgatttaatcaattttttactaaaacaagAACCGTCTCAAATTTCAACCAAATTCGAAAACGCCGCGACCCGTCATCACGCAAACCACCGCCAGGTGGCGACAAGGACCCACACACGATTTAACCCACAAAAACATAATTCCCGCAAAAACGCGACTAAACATTACgcaaaacaaacttttttgtcATCTAATCCCCAAATAAGCAAAACAACAGCGAGACATGAACCCGATCGGCCCAAAAAACACGTGAAAGTTGCATAACCTCAAAGCCATTCTGTCGTTTTTTACCGCAAGACAAAGCCATTAatcggaattttttttacaccgATCCATTCATACACTCGCACTACTCACCTCGATAAGGTctaaaagtgtttttgttaaagaatcaGAAAAACTCACAACACTACACAATCACCGGTAACCTATATTTTGACAGATAAGCGATCTTTTTTTAGGTTCGACGCCCGGCTAAAAGGtgggcaaaaaaataaaattttgatttgttaGCACATTTTCCCAAACGAATCATTCACTAATTATTgattactaattaaaaaaaaacctgATTATAAAATATCTGTAGCTCCCCCCCAAGCAGGTGTTACTCAATTGTTTAAATGCAAAATTCCCAAGGACACTTTCAACCCCtcaactaattaattattttctcattaaATCTCTAcggaattgtaaaaaaaaatatttggacaAAGTTGGGTAAGACCTACGAAGAACTCTTAAgacaaaatatattttttattaatgaattaattaaatttgttccTGATCGACGTTCgatcgttttttgttttaaataaaaaatccccAAATGCAAATTTGACAACTTGACATTTGCAATTATTTGTTTGTGTGAAAAGTGggacaaaaatgcaaatttgagGTGAAAAAGTGTGTTTTGTGCCAAAATTTCGTGTTTACTGAGTCTCTGGTCCTTCGCTGTGTGTGCTTTGGTGAgtgaaactcaaaaaaaattagttataatGAACCCGGCTTTTAACAGACGCTCGGatataacaaacaaaattataagTCCCGTTTTAAAGTCCTATACCTATTGTAGTAACAAACTGGTTCGGTTTTAACGAACAAACAAACATCACTTTTAACGTCCAATATTTAGGCAAAAATACAGTGGCGTCCGTTTATAACGAACCCATTCATAACACACTTGATTGAGTTGTTGCTGAATTAACGCATAGGAAAGGTAAAATC
Coding sequences:
- the LOC658378 gene encoding adenylate kinase 9, translating into MSHDSDYVHKRNHLTNITPDQTVVIKKSLFRFLPGVKYEEDQKISPPPAGEWYPYVNSYYPFTEDVDAYARVSHLLESKRSMDSLDKELTYREMNEYSDRKIYRQFLRKKPVSFLVLGKPGMGEEEIGRRLAEYWKCVYIDPLTLLEEEIALETRAGQCIEFNLRCGRAVGIDILLRLLTKKVQTAAVLHRGFVCCGFPLVPNDLYEEDPISSESAIFNVREIFEELIDQTIRFTDFSNKVEVSMIASSKESSQQTEKESVEGPQSMDESGLKMSLEWSIENQICGPTDISTDLEKQLNCLFGVFHEPYLLIYIYGKNSDVITKRDNYFYDVYSKNTLDMQKINLFYEIGASNEFLTEDLFDGGRNPFAENPDLKHLVKVPENMPANVSTQLDQYHTIANQIDGRVLVHDIQYYLKLDGRSFISQMMNSIKLRLEVLPLQKAIIPERFVSTFQLVGEGVEIEETLTLEEAFLKFSKQNTIAPIFKWSWSDWGTLCPVSMFQGIYQNGSPKYAVHFLNKLYFLNNEDALVKFEENPRPYLLPPFPKPGSRVLVFGPPVSGKSAVSKCLGYLLNSRVLTASSLHKEFFDQMVNEQKERVKQMAIGEAMELLRAQKSDEREKRLEERKEKIQKWEEQVVELLSTLVQLWQKGGEESVEISSFPLPMSQALMHRRSMDEDKMIRESLISLNLPYIQDLDHCSKFLKNRSVLFEHLPKSLKAEVAEEIPSIFDSFVLDYVQSKVQTLDLDEIKQKVHDNVFEMYARGIKASEEQPDHDGWIVDGMTTDLSLLKQVLEEFSVDDIIVLDCSDYDYLLQRFKQFKKNQMHFRNFREFFLKIGEKDAAWRTPSVVSTLSYKKEIVEEVLSDIIRSGFDEEVVESEREVLTEDYKHDLELYQKEIADVKAFFDETQVHANYIDVKDLPIEDLLREAIDAVQGRYRRKATEFTDEDRAEEIQQMLANLVQGNEGEGGASQVDDFLARNRRYGDTYYYCPVTFTEKFVLWRGKEQFAAKFKDTIYLMANETNLKKFIKYPRRYLIQNGPSPRFPPPRICIVGCAAKDRTLVSKKLAKNLGVQYLSFKTIKKSALDALSSISLLINAEDREVPDALTLEFFDSIFQLAFFGNGLKYIGFVFDGFPQSANNLNYMVFRGAIPDAIICLTPNFESYSKQELESSLEEWRARQEKQRKEEEIINSIILQDWEEKRKVRYNELMDAKRQSRYSKKLQDEVLPRVDEEPEVGFTSDTQVSFDSVTEQQEHDETMKILDEEFPEPLLEQSQETEEEFIENTTRHIEEKYDNYLKFIEEVKSICNAELIPYHEINTSQDQGMDKVLRQAYIIGNELKFRGPSFFERCYDVSLDQANKLLNCGYYVLSTYGRLCPVESYKGENPLHCYIASQQKNELYPVIHRQYIYFVSGEKNRDKFFKNPLKYTTRKKNTEFALIPARVSIIGPPKSGKTSLSYRFQRDLGFRVVTLGESVRYVLSHPLFTNLRHDLEKVLRKGHALPYDLLAECVNAASFCGECVTQGLVFDGFPNSITGMTLLTRFGLVPHLIFDLQINKERVLELASNPCGKYPQYSQRFVRHLYNEWEKSQELFRIWCDREYQNIYKVAVDRSIWGVWEQAKIVTLSVMFERKHYYQHIKADWPLRLANMLVTPFEFLERRSGYKTFCPGCLFYFRKLTNGGDPPDRTGLVQYLSHFYWLCQEHIEDFLKNPDVFLPPSNVCLPQELPTVVQLSGPVKAVEDGYCVVCYQRNFPKKVLTRGSLDLAVQYRDKIFLFDEKPCLQEFMATPEALCCMTINFKEDIKVSLDYKDLPVLGMLEQFVARTVVRACNHANFHRPVIPGLSISQAALICIGLNMKIHNLATKHKEKYVKALEVFHERRTNLIKFLDLMKKYRNPAVFYTEPDTPSSTDADSDEVVDEIQPLTKVYSSGVSRRVPVPDDRFDYLCDYFKPASKVPAFLNIVDIAGLVKGASEGQGLGNAFLSHISACDAIFHLCRAFEDDDVTHVEGEVNPVRDLDIIAEELRLKDEDTLLKNMEKLERTVLRGGDKKLKPEYDTLVKIQGVLCGEKKHIRFGDWDAKDIEVLNKYLFLTSKPTIYLVNLSEKDYIKKKNKWLIKIKEWVDKNDPGSLIIPFSGAFEHKLVEEYPEAAERKKYLEELNTTSALDKIIVQGYKALQLEYFFTAGPDEVKAWTIQKGTKAPQAAGRIHTDFEKGFIMAEVMKFSDFKEEGSEAACKAAGKYRQQGRNYVVEDGDIIFFKFNAGAGLKDAKKK